The following coding sequences are from one Arvicanthis niloticus isolate mArvNil1 chromosome 14, mArvNil1.pat.X, whole genome shotgun sequence window:
- the Tcof1 gene encoding treacle protein isoform X2: MAEARKRRELLPLIYHHLLQAGYVRAAREVKEQSGQKSFLTQPVTLLDIYTHWQQTSELGQKQKVEDDETLQAKKSRVSDPISSSESSEEEEEETETETAKATPKPTPANSAAAALPSNVKEKAKTKTANKTVNSVLHPASGKTVVHLLSGKSPKKSAEPLANTVLASETEEEGSAQVLGSTAKPGTVSTGQASSSSEDTSSSSDETDVEVKPSAKPPQAKAVAAPAKDPPARTAPGPTKLGNVTPTPTKPARAAAAAGESESSEEDSEESEDEAPAALPSQVKAPGKGLPVRASSVSAKGISGKGPISATPGKTGSIATQAKAGRPEKDMETSSEDDSDSEDEMPVVVTTPQARPSGKSPQVRGTSAPGKESSQKGAPAATPGKAGPVATQAQAGKLEARSSEESESDSGETPAAGTLTTSPAKVKPLGKSPQVRPVSTVSPGSSGKGANLPCPGKVGSAALKVQMGKEDKKDSESSSEESDSDGAVSPAKAKPPGRKATPALPQKAGPVATQVKTDRGKDHSESSEESTDSEEEAAPAASAAPARPGLEKQMKASPRKGTSASATGASISPHCKTGTMTSSASLSSLAPAKGTQTPDVDSSSEWESEGAAPATPKEKSGGKGLQGKAASGQGMAPVHTQKTGPSVTQVKAMAQEDSESSEEESSSEEEDETPAQATPLGRLPQAKANPPPSKTPAASASGKVTAVVVPPKGKPPASTVQNSTISARGQQSVPASGKAGAPATQAQKGPVVGAGEDSESSSEEESDSEEETPAQIKPVGKTSQVRAAAAPTKESPKKGAHPRTSRKTGPPATQAQTGKTEDSESSSEESDSDGEMPSAIIPAQDGISQPTRSKASGPAPPEKSVEGSSESSDEDLPSAQAIKSPPVSVNPARGPAVPAPTPGQVQAVNTRKAQASGGTAQSSSSESEDEDMIPASQPSTHAIRTNVSTPAALPRTAPQPSKSEQSSRMPKDKKPKAASTQISSAVETLPVTPPQSTPVQPKATNKLGKPKLPEKQQLTPGYPKAPKSSEDSSDTSSESEEDGKRPQMSKSAHRLDPEPSQKEIVVEETPTESSEDEMVAPSQSLLSGYVTPGLTVANSQPSKSTPRPDSNPLVSSAPATKDNPDGKQKSKSQHSADTTVPKTGKKKASSGPTPEKPKKPKKNTLSSTAPAQTLPNSITQRLLEQPWPLSEAQVQASVMKVLTELLEQERQKVTEAIKESGKKGQKRKLSGDQLEAGTPKSKKKKKKQLVAGASAISPEKTPRTSKAKSKLDKGSAGGKEKGSPGPQGAKETPKGDLGMKLESGEQSIPKDRKEKKKSSKKKKDKEKKEKKKGKKTPAKDPASPVPKKKKKKKKTTEPAV, from the exons CCCCAAAACCAACTCCTGCCAATTCTGCAGCCGCAGCTTTGCCATCGAACGTGAAAGAAAAG GCAAAGACCAAGACAGCCAACAAGACAGTGAACTCTGTGCTGCACCCTGCGTCCGGAAAGACAGTGGTCCACCTGCTCTCTGGGAAGTCACCTAAGAAGTCAGCAGAGCCCTTGGCAAACACTGTCTTGGCCtcagaaactgaggaggagggcagtgCCCAAGTCCTTGGATCTACTGCCAAACCTG GAACGGTGTCAACGGGCCAAGCCAGCAGTTCCAGTGAAGATACCTCCAGCTCAAGTGATGAGACAGATGTGGAG GTGAAACCCTCAGCAAAACCACCCCAGGCCAAAGCTGTAGCAGCCCCTGCCAAGGATCCCCCAGCAAGAACAGCCCCAGGCCCTACCAAGTTAGGGAATGTGACGCCCACACCGACTAAACCAGCAAGGGCTGCAGCAGCTGCAGGAGAGTCCGAGAGCAGTGAGGAGGACTCGGAGGAGAGCGAGGACGAGGCCCCTGCTGCTCTGCCCAGCCAG GTAAAGGCGCCTGGAAAAGGTCTTCCTGTCAGAGCCAGCTCGGTGTCTGCCAAGGGGATCTCTGGAAAAGGGCCCATCTCAGCAACCCCAGGGAAGACTGGGTCCATAGCCACCcaggccaaggcaggaaggccagaaaaggatatGGAAACCAGCAGCGAGGATGATTCTGACAGTGAGGATGAGATGCCAGTCGTTGTGACCACTCCTCAG GCAAGGCCTTCTGGGAAGAGCCCTCAGGTCAGAGGTACCTCAGCCCCTGGCAAGGAGTCATCCCAGAAAGGGGCTCCTGCAGCCACCCCTGGGAAGGCAGGGCCTGTGGCAACCCAGGCCCAGGCAGGGAAGCTGGAGGCCAGGAGCAGTGAGGAGTCAGAAAGCGACAGTGGGGAGACACCAGCGGCTGGAACTTTGACCACGAGTCCTGCCAAG GTGAAACCTTTGGGGAAAAGCCCCCAGGTCAGACCTGTTTCCACTGTAAGCCCTGGGTCATCGGGAAAAGGCGCCAACCTGCCTTGCCCTGGGAAGGTGGGGTCAGCAGCTCTCAAGGTccaaatgggaaaggaagacaAGAAGGACTCAGAGAGCAGCAGTGAGGAGTCAGACAGTGACGGGGCTGTGAGCCCAGCCAAG GCAAAGCCCCCAGGGAGAAAGGCCACCCCTGCACTCCCTCAGAAGGCGGGGCCTGTGGCCACCCAGGTCAAGACTGACAGAGGCAAAGACCACTCAGAGAGCAGTGAGGAGTCGACTGACAGCGAAGAGGAGGCAGCACCAGCAGCCTCTGCTGCTCCG GCCAGACCAGGTCTGGAAAAGCAGATGAAAGCTTCCCCTAGGAAAGGCACATCTGCTTCGGCTACAGGAGCGAGCATCTCGCCCCATTGTAAGACAGGAACGATGACCTCTTCAGCCAGCCTGTCATCCCTCGCTCCGGCCAAGGGCACCCAGACACCAGATGTGGACTCTTCTAGTGAGTGGGAGTCAGAAGGAGCTGCTCCCGCCACCCCCAAG GAGAAGTCTGGGGGCAAGGGCCTCCAAGGGAAAGCTGCCTCAGGACAAGGGATGGCCCCGGTGCACACTCAGAAGACAGGGCCTTCAGTTACCCAGGTCAAAGCGATGGCTCAGGAAGACTCGGAGAGCAGCGAGGAGGAATCCAGCAGCGAGGAAGAGGATGAGACCCCAGCACAG GCCACACCCTTGGGGAGGCTTCCTCAGGCCAAAGCCAACCCACCTCCCAGTAAGACACCTGCAGCGTCTGCATCTGGAAAAGTGACCGCCGTGGTTGTTCCACCCAAG GGAAAACCACCTGCGAGTACTGTTCAGAACAGCACCATCTCTGCAAGGGGCCAGCAGTCTGTGCCAGCCTCAGGAAAAGCAGGGGCCCCAGCAACCCAAGCACAGAAGGGGCCTGTGGTTGGCGCAGGGGAGGACTCAGAGAGCAGCAGTGAAGAGGAGTCTGACAGTGAAGAAGAGACGCCAGCCCAG ATAAAACCTGTGGGGAAGACCTCTCAGGTCAGAGCTGCCGCAGCCCCTACCAAGGAGTCTCCTAAAAAAGGAGCCCATCCAAGAACCTCCAGGAAGACAGGGCCTCCAGCTACCCAGGCCCAGACGGGGAAGACTGAGGACTCAGAGAGCAGCAGTGAGGAATCTGACAGTGATGGAGAGATGCCGTCAGCCATCATCCCAGCCCAG GATGGTATCTCCCAACCTACCAGAAGCAAAGCCTCAGGCCCAGCACCCCCAGAGAAGAGTGTAGAAGGGTCCTCAGAAAGCAGCGATGAGGACCTGCCATCTGCCCAG gCAATTAaatctcctccagtttctgtcaATCCTGCTCGTGGTCCAGCTGTCCCAGCTCCCACCCCAGGACAAGTCCAGGCCGTGAACACCAGGAAGGCCCAGGCCTCAGGCGGCACTGCCCAGAGCTCCTCCTCTGAGAGTGAGGACGAGGACATGATTCCTGCCTCGCAACCCTCCACCCATG CCATCAGAACCAATGTGTCAACTCCTGCAGCCCTCCCACGAACAGCCCCCCAACCCAGCAAGAGTGAGCAGTCTAGTCGGATGCCAAAAGACAAGAAACCAAAGGCAGCGTCCACTCAG ATCAGCAGTGCAGTGGAAACACTGCCCGTGACACCTCCCCAGAGCACGCCTGTCCAGCCCAAAGCTACCAACAAGCTCGGGAAACCCAAACTTCCTGAAAAGCAACAGCTTACCCCAGGCTATCCCAAAGCCCCCAAGAGCTCAGAGGACAGCAGTGACACCTCTTCAGAGAGCGAGGAGGATGGCAAGAGACCCCAGATGTCCAAGTCGGCCCACAGGCTAG ATCCAGAGCCTTCCCAGAAGGAAATTGTGGTAGAGGAGACCCCCACAGAATCCAGCGAAGATGAGATGGTGGCCCCCTCACAG tctctcctctcagGTTACGTGACTCCCGGCTTGACCGTGGCTAATTCCCAGCCTTCAAAATCCACTCCTAGGCCAGACTCCAACCCCTTGGTTtcctctgctccagccaccaaAGATAACCCGGACGGCAAGCAGAAatcaaaatcccagcactcagcagacaCCACTGTCCCTAAAACCG GTAAGAAAAAGGCCTCCTCAGGCCCCACACCTGAAAAGCCCAAGAAACCCAAGAAGAACACCTTGAGCTCCACAGCCCCCGCACAGACTCTGCCGAACAGCATCACCCAGCGCCTCCTGGAGCAGCCCTGGCCCCTGAGCGAGGCGCAGGTGCAGGCCTCTGTGATGAAGGTCCTGACAGAGCTGCTGGAGCAGGAAAGGCAGAAGGTCACAGAGGCCATCaaggagagtgggaagaagggccAGAAGCGAAAGCTATCGGGGGACCAGCTAGAAGCTGGGACACcaaagagcaagaagaagaagaagaagcagctggtGGCTGGGGCAAGTGCTATTTCCCCAGAAAAGACCCCCAGGACTTCCAAGGCAAAATCAAAGCTAGACAAAGGGAGTGCTGGTGGCAAGGAGAAGGGGTCCCCTGGCCCCCAAGGAGCCAAGGAGACGCCCAAAGGTGACCTGGGGATGAAGCTTGAGAGTGGAGAGCAGAGCATCCCgaaggacaggaaagaaaagaagaaatccagTAAGA aaaaaaaagacaaggaaaaaaaggaaaagaaaaaaggaaaaaagacccCAGCCAAAGACCCTGCCTCACCGGTCccgaagaagaaaaagaagaag AAAAAGACAACCGAGCCTGCTGTGTGA
- the Tcof1 gene encoding treacle protein isoform X4: MAEARKRRELLPLIYHHLLQAGYVRAAREVKEQSGQKSFLTQPVTLLDIYTHWQQTSELGQKQKVEDDETLQAKKSRVSDPISSSESSEEEEEETETETAKATPKPTPANSAAAALPSNVKEKAKTKTANKTVNSVLHPASGKTVVHLLSGKSPKKSAEPLANTVLASETEEEGSAQVLGSTAKPGTVSTGQASSSSEDTSSSSDETDVEVKPSAKPPQAKAVAAPAKDPPARTAPGPTKLGNVTPTPTKPARAAAAAGESESSEEDSEESEDEAPAALPSQVKAPGKGLPVRASSVSAKGISGKGPISATPGKTGSIATQAKAGRPEKDMETSSEDDSDSEDEMPVVVTTPQARPSGKSPQVRGTSAPGKESSQKGAPAATPGKAGPVATQAQAGKLEARSSEESESDSGETPAAGTLTTSPAKVKPLGKSPQVRPVSTVSPGSSGKGANLPCPGKVGSAALKVQMGKEDKKDSESSSEESDSDGAVSPAKAKPPGRKATPALPQKAGPVATQVKTDRGKDHSESSEESTDSEEEAAPAASAAPARPGLEKQMKASPRKGTSASATGASISPHCKTGTMTSSASLSSLAPAKGTQTPDVDSSSEWESEGAAPATPKVQEKSGGKGLQGKAASGQGMAPVHTQKTGPSVTQVKAMAQEDSESSEEESSSEEEDETPAQATPLGRLPQAKANPPPSKTPAASASGKVTAVVVPPKGKPPASTVQNSTISARGQQSVPASGKAGAPATQAQKGPVVGAGEDSESSSEEESDSEEETPAQIKPVGKTSQVRAAAAPTKESPKKGAHPRTSRKTGPPATQAQTGKTEDSESSSEESDSDGEMPSAIIPAQDGISQPTRSKASGPAPPEKSVEGSSESSDEDLPSAQAIKSPPVSVNPARGPAVPAPTPGQVQAVNTRKAQASGGTAQSSSSESEDEDMIPASQPSTHAIRTNVSTPAALPRTAPQPSKSEQSSRMPKDKKPKAASTQISSAVETLPVTPPQSTPVQPKATNKLGKPKLPEKQQLTPGYPKAPKSSEDSSDTSSESEEDGKRPQMSKSAHRLDPEPSQKEIVVEETPTESSEDEMVAPSQVT; the protein is encoded by the exons CCCCAAAACCAACTCCTGCCAATTCTGCAGCCGCAGCTTTGCCATCGAACGTGAAAGAAAAG GCAAAGACCAAGACAGCCAACAAGACAGTGAACTCTGTGCTGCACCCTGCGTCCGGAAAGACAGTGGTCCACCTGCTCTCTGGGAAGTCACCTAAGAAGTCAGCAGAGCCCTTGGCAAACACTGTCTTGGCCtcagaaactgaggaggagggcagtgCCCAAGTCCTTGGATCTACTGCCAAACCTG GAACGGTGTCAACGGGCCAAGCCAGCAGTTCCAGTGAAGATACCTCCAGCTCAAGTGATGAGACAGATGTGGAG GTGAAACCCTCAGCAAAACCACCCCAGGCCAAAGCTGTAGCAGCCCCTGCCAAGGATCCCCCAGCAAGAACAGCCCCAGGCCCTACCAAGTTAGGGAATGTGACGCCCACACCGACTAAACCAGCAAGGGCTGCAGCAGCTGCAGGAGAGTCCGAGAGCAGTGAGGAGGACTCGGAGGAGAGCGAGGACGAGGCCCCTGCTGCTCTGCCCAGCCAG GTAAAGGCGCCTGGAAAAGGTCTTCCTGTCAGAGCCAGCTCGGTGTCTGCCAAGGGGATCTCTGGAAAAGGGCCCATCTCAGCAACCCCAGGGAAGACTGGGTCCATAGCCACCcaggccaaggcaggaaggccagaaaaggatatGGAAACCAGCAGCGAGGATGATTCTGACAGTGAGGATGAGATGCCAGTCGTTGTGACCACTCCTCAG GCAAGGCCTTCTGGGAAGAGCCCTCAGGTCAGAGGTACCTCAGCCCCTGGCAAGGAGTCATCCCAGAAAGGGGCTCCTGCAGCCACCCCTGGGAAGGCAGGGCCTGTGGCAACCCAGGCCCAGGCAGGGAAGCTGGAGGCCAGGAGCAGTGAGGAGTCAGAAAGCGACAGTGGGGAGACACCAGCGGCTGGAACTTTGACCACGAGTCCTGCCAAG GTGAAACCTTTGGGGAAAAGCCCCCAGGTCAGACCTGTTTCCACTGTAAGCCCTGGGTCATCGGGAAAAGGCGCCAACCTGCCTTGCCCTGGGAAGGTGGGGTCAGCAGCTCTCAAGGTccaaatgggaaaggaagacaAGAAGGACTCAGAGAGCAGCAGTGAGGAGTCAGACAGTGACGGGGCTGTGAGCCCAGCCAAG GCAAAGCCCCCAGGGAGAAAGGCCACCCCTGCACTCCCTCAGAAGGCGGGGCCTGTGGCCACCCAGGTCAAGACTGACAGAGGCAAAGACCACTCAGAGAGCAGTGAGGAGTCGACTGACAGCGAAGAGGAGGCAGCACCAGCAGCCTCTGCTGCTCCG GCCAGACCAGGTCTGGAAAAGCAGATGAAAGCTTCCCCTAGGAAAGGCACATCTGCTTCGGCTACAGGAGCGAGCATCTCGCCCCATTGTAAGACAGGAACGATGACCTCTTCAGCCAGCCTGTCATCCCTCGCTCCGGCCAAGGGCACCCAGACACCAGATGTGGACTCTTCTAGTGAGTGGGAGTCAGAAGGAGCTGCTCCCGCCACCCCCAAGGTACAG GAGAAGTCTGGGGGCAAGGGCCTCCAAGGGAAAGCTGCCTCAGGACAAGGGATGGCCCCGGTGCACACTCAGAAGACAGGGCCTTCAGTTACCCAGGTCAAAGCGATGGCTCAGGAAGACTCGGAGAGCAGCGAGGAGGAATCCAGCAGCGAGGAAGAGGATGAGACCCCAGCACAG GCCACACCCTTGGGGAGGCTTCCTCAGGCCAAAGCCAACCCACCTCCCAGTAAGACACCTGCAGCGTCTGCATCTGGAAAAGTGACCGCCGTGGTTGTTCCACCCAAG GGAAAACCACCTGCGAGTACTGTTCAGAACAGCACCATCTCTGCAAGGGGCCAGCAGTCTGTGCCAGCCTCAGGAAAAGCAGGGGCCCCAGCAACCCAAGCACAGAAGGGGCCTGTGGTTGGCGCAGGGGAGGACTCAGAGAGCAGCAGTGAAGAGGAGTCTGACAGTGAAGAAGAGACGCCAGCCCAG ATAAAACCTGTGGGGAAGACCTCTCAGGTCAGAGCTGCCGCAGCCCCTACCAAGGAGTCTCCTAAAAAAGGAGCCCATCCAAGAACCTCCAGGAAGACAGGGCCTCCAGCTACCCAGGCCCAGACGGGGAAGACTGAGGACTCAGAGAGCAGCAGTGAGGAATCTGACAGTGATGGAGAGATGCCGTCAGCCATCATCCCAGCCCAG GATGGTATCTCCCAACCTACCAGAAGCAAAGCCTCAGGCCCAGCACCCCCAGAGAAGAGTGTAGAAGGGTCCTCAGAAAGCAGCGATGAGGACCTGCCATCTGCCCAG gCAATTAaatctcctccagtttctgtcaATCCTGCTCGTGGTCCAGCTGTCCCAGCTCCCACCCCAGGACAAGTCCAGGCCGTGAACACCAGGAAGGCCCAGGCCTCAGGCGGCACTGCCCAGAGCTCCTCCTCTGAGAGTGAGGACGAGGACATGATTCCTGCCTCGCAACCCTCCACCCATG CCATCAGAACCAATGTGTCAACTCCTGCAGCCCTCCCACGAACAGCCCCCCAACCCAGCAAGAGTGAGCAGTCTAGTCGGATGCCAAAAGACAAGAAACCAAAGGCAGCGTCCACTCAG ATCAGCAGTGCAGTGGAAACACTGCCCGTGACACCTCCCCAGAGCACGCCTGTCCAGCCCAAAGCTACCAACAAGCTCGGGAAACCCAAACTTCCTGAAAAGCAACAGCTTACCCCAGGCTATCCCAAAGCCCCCAAGAGCTCAGAGGACAGCAGTGACACCTCTTCAGAGAGCGAGGAGGATGGCAAGAGACCCCAGATGTCCAAGTCGGCCCACAGGCTAG ATCCAGAGCCTTCCCAGAAGGAAATTGTGGTAGAGGAGACCCCCACAGAATCCAGCGAAGATGAGATGGTGGCCCCCTCACAG GTTACGTGA